The Eleutherodactylus coqui strain aEleCoq1 chromosome 13, aEleCoq1.hap1, whole genome shotgun sequence genome includes a window with the following:
- the LOC136587928 gene encoding glucose-6-phosphatase catalytic subunit 1-like, which translates to MENGMDALHHSGVQMVQYLQMNYKSSQDWFMFVSFAADLRNTFFVFFPIWFHLCESVGIKLIWVAVIGDWLNLVFKWILFGQRPYWWVHDTDYYSNTTAPLIQQFPVTCETGPGSPSGHAMGSAGVYYVMVTSLLTIMLNRKHSITFKSRCLQTALWIGFWVVQICVCLSRIFLAAHFPHQVVCGVISGMVVAEVFGNIRSIYKASLKKYVYTTLFLFSFALGFYLILKAVGVDLLWTLEKAKKWCDRPEWIHIDTTPFAGLLRNLGILFGLGLALNSEMYKESCQGKLSNQFTFRLCCIATSLFVLHIFDSFKPPTKVEMLFYLLSFCKSTAVPLACVGIVPYCISHIMNKKEKVL; encoded by the exons ATGGAGAACGGAATGGATGCCCTCCACCACTCTGGGGTCCAAATGGTCCAATACCTCCAGATGAACTACAAGAGTTCCCAAGACTGGTTCATGTTTGTCTCCTTTGCTGCTGATCTGAGAAATACCTTCTTCGTTTTCTTCCCCATCTGGTTCCACCTTTGTGAATCTGTGGGCATCAAACTCATCTGGGTGGCAGTGATCGGGGACTGGCTCAACCTTGTCTTCAAGTG GATTTTGTTTGGCCAGAGACCATACTGGTGGGTGCACGACACCGATTATTACAGCAACACGACTGCCCCCCTCATCCAGCAGTTTCCTGTAACCTGTGAGACTGGTCCAG GGAGTCCTTCAGGTCATGCAATGGGCTCAGCCGGAGTCTACTACGtcatggtgacatcactgcttacAATCATGCTGAATAGGAAGCATTCAATCACTTTTAAAAGCAG atgtctccagactgctttGTGGATTGGATTCTGGGTAGTCCAGATATGTGTCTGCTTATCCCGAATATTTCTTGCAGCTCACTTTCCCCATCAAGTTGTGTGTGGAGTCATATCAG GAATGGTGGTAGCTGAAGTTTTCGGAAACATTCGATCCATCTACAAGGCCAGTTTAAAGAAATATGTGTATACGACTCTATTTCTGTTCTCCTTTGCTTTGGGCTTCTACTTGATCCTTAAAGCAGTGGGAGTTGACCTCCTGTGGACACTGGAGAAAGCCAAGAAATGGTGTGACCGACCCGAATGGATCCACATTGACACCACTCCTTTTGCTGGACTGCTGAGAAATCTCGGTATCCTCTTTGGACTAGGCCTAGCGCTCAACTCCGAAATGTATAAGGAAAGCTGCCAAGGGAAGCTCTCCAACCAGTTTACGTTCCGTCTCTGCTGCATAGCAACTTCTCTGTTTGTTCTCCATATTTTTGACAGCTTCAAGCCACCTACAAAAGTTGAAATGCTCTTCTACCTCCTCTCCTTCTGCAAAAGTACTGCTGTTCCATTAGCTTGTGTAGGGATTGTTCCATACTGTATATCCCACATTATGAACAAGAAAGAAAAGGTTCTGTAA